From a region of the Cucumis sativus cultivar 9930 chromosome 6, Cucumber_9930_V3, whole genome shotgun sequence genome:
- the LOC101214725 gene encoding U-box domain-containing protein 4, with amino-acid sequence MEILAHNKLKENAEQVQTTGEAEHVDRIITQRHEHIIRLEKSRSCGSVPIVDTNIIPNYIRKAQMSSLSTISSNKNFINSMKLENVKLVVTPEKLNSDDRNHLPTSSHSTFVKSSDGVSQNGDELDFGGLPVTSSENRPNVTLDEKSQVHDIVLSDTNAKPTFSLVRSRDAEDTTSTLSSIESAGRTRDASEIVKLESPASATPAFLQVEPELPPRLLVERKSDIIEQQAHKLPEIVSSSVADHKSELGSVESGIQKLVEDLNSNSLETIRAAIAELRSLARHNTENRILIAKHGAITFLVKLMYSTDAITQEHAVTTLLNLSIQSDHKVAITEANVIEPLIHVLVTGSPEARENSAATFFSLAMVVENRVKIGKSGAIGPLVELLGNGTPRGRKDATTALFYLSMLPENKVKIVQAGAVKHLVELMDPSVGMVDKTVAVLANLATIQEGKVEIGRMGGIPVLVEAIELGSARGKENAAAALLRVCSTSNRFCIMALQEGVIPPLVALSQSGTRRAKDKAQELLNLLRKHVRSNVEKY; translated from the exons ATGGAGATTCTGGCTCATAATAAGTTGAAAGAGAATGCCGAACAAGTCCAAACCACAGGAGAAGCTGAACATGTTGATCGTATCATAACTCAAAGGCATGAGCACATAATTAGACTAGAGAAATCCCGAAGTTGTGGCTCAGTTCCAATAGTAGACACTAATATAATACCAAATTACATTAGAAAGGCACAGATGTCAAGTTTGTCCACGATAAGCAGCAAcaagaattttattaactCTATGAAGTTAGAGAATGTGAAACTAGTCGTTACTCCTGAAAAGTTGAATTCAGATGATAGAAACCATCTCCCCACCAGTTCTCATTCTACATTTGTCAAATCCTCCGATGGTGTATCTCAAAATGGGGACGAGTTGGATTTTGGAGGGTTGCCAGTCACTAGCTCAGAAAATCGTCCCAATGTCACCTTAGATGAAAAATCTCAAGTTCATGATATTGTTCTTTCTGACACTAATGCTAAGCCTACTTTTTCACTAGTTAGATCTAGGGATGCAGAAGACACCACTTCAACATTATCATCAATTGAATCAGCAGGTCGTACCAGGGATGCTTctgaaatagtaaaattagAATCACCAGCTTCTGCGACTCCAGCCTTCTTGCAAGTTGAACCAGAACTCCCGCCCAGATTGTTGgtggaaagaaaaagtgatATAATTGAGCAACAAGCACACAAACTTCCtgaaattgtttcttcttctgtgGCTGACCACAAATCTGAACTTGGAAGTGTTGAATCTGGAATTCAGAAGTTGGTTGAGGACTTGAATAGCAATTCACTTGAAACTATTAGAGCTGCAATAGCTGAACTCCGAAGTCTTGCCAGGCATAATACTGAAAACCGGATTTTGATTGCCAAACATGGAGCAATCACCTTTTTGGTCAAATTGATGTATTCTACAGATGCAATAACCCAAGAGCATGCTGTTACAACACTTCTCAATCTATCAATCCAAAGTGACCACAAAGTCGCTATTACTGAGGCCAATGTAATTGAGCCTTTGATTCACGTCCTTGTTACAGGAAGCCCTGAGGCAAGGGAGAACTCAGCTGCCACTTTCTTTAGCCTAGCTATGGTCGTGGAAAACAGGGTAAAGATTGGGAAGTCTGGGGCCATTGGGCCTCTGGTTGAACTACTAGGTAATGGGACTCCTAGGGGAAGGAAGGACGCAACAACTGCATTGTTTTATCTGTCTATGCTTCCAGAGAACAAGGTCAAGATTGTGCAAGCTGGAGCTGTTAAGCATCTTGTGGAGTTGATGGATCCATCAGTTGGAATGGTTGACAAGACAGTTGCTGTTCTAGCAAACCTTGCTACTATTCAGGAGGGAAAGGTTGAAATTGGTAGGATGGGTGGGATCCCTGTGTTGGTTGAGGCTATTGAATTGGGTTCTGCCAGAGGAAAAGAGAATGCAGCAGCTGCACTATTGCGGGTTTGCTCAACCTCTAATAGATTTTGCATAATGGCTCTCCAAGAAGGAGTTATTCCGCCCTTGGTGGCATTGTCACAATCTGGAACTCGGAGGGCCAAGGATAAG GCTCAGGAACTGCTTAACCTCCTCAGAAAGCATGTGCGTAGTAATGTtgaaaaatactaa
- the LOC101210435 gene encoding uncharacterized protein LOC101210435 precursor, whose translation MGRQSVIALVLICAVVAGVGGQSPAAAPTTTPAATPPVAATYPPPAASPVSTPTNPSPAAAPQKPATPAPVSTPPASAPPAVAPVASPPASTPPTASVPASSPPAASVPPSSPPAATVPASSPPVPVPVSSPPVSVPVSSPPVPTPTESPPAPESSPPAPVASPPVEVPAPAPSKKKSKKHRAPAPSPALLGPPAPPSEAPAGSEEGPAPSPSLEDKSGAEALMKVAGSLALGWAAVAVSIIF comes from the exons ATGGGTAGACAATCCGTGATCGCACTCGTTCTCATCTGCGCCGTCGTCGCTGGTGTCGGTGGCCAGTCCCCGGCTGCTGCTCCCACTACTACTCCCGCCGCTACTCCCCCAGTAGCAGCGACGTATCCCCCTCCAGCTGCATCTCCCGTATCTACACCGACAAATCCATCTCCCGCCGCCGCTCCTCAAAAGCCGGCAACTCCAGCACCGGTCTCCACGCCGCCTGCATCGGCGCCACCAGCAGTCGCTCCAGTAGCTTCTCCACCAGCCAGCACTCCTCCGACTGCTTCCGTTCCTGCCAGCTCTCCTCCGGCTGCTTCCGTTCCACCTAGCTCTCCACCAGCTGCTACCGTTCCGGCTAGCTCTCCGCCTGTTCCAGTTCCGGTTAGTTCTCCACCAGTTTCAGTACCGGTGAGCTCTCCTCCAGTACCAACTCCAACGGAATCTCCTCCCGCTCCCGAAAGTTCTCCTCCTGCCCCAGTCGCGTCGCCTCCTGTTGAGGTTCCTGCCCCGGCACCTAGCAAGAAGAAGTCAAAGAAGCACAGAGCACCAGCTCCTTCTCCAGCGTTGCTTGGTCCACCTGCGCCTCCTTCTGAAGCTCCTGCAGGAAGCGAGGAAGGTCCTGCGCCCAGCCCTTCACTGGAGGACAAG AGTGGAGCTGAAGCATTAATGAAGGTTGCCGGAAGTTTGGCTTTGGGATGGGCTGCCGTCGCCGTCAGCATCAtcttttag
- the LOC116404472 gene encoding peamaclein-like isoform X2: MKSVSVTLVLLSLILSSFFLQYATADSSTTYAPSVCDSKCGVRCLNAGVKDRCLKYCGLCCQQCKCVPSGTYGNKSECPCYRDKLNSKGKSKCP; encoded by the exons atgaaaTCTGTTTCCGTCACTTTGGTTCTTCTTTCATTGATTCTGAGCTCATTCTTCCTCCAATATGCCACTGCTGATTCCTCTACAACCTATGCTCCAA GTGTTTGTGATTCAAAATGTGGGGTAAGATGCTTGAATGCAGGGGTGAAGGACAGGTGTTTGAAGTATTGTGGACTCTGCTGCCAACAGTGCAAGTGTGTGCCCTCTGGAACCTATGGAAACAAATCAGAATGCCCTTGTTATAGAGACAAGTTGAACTCCAAGGGAAAATCTAAATGCCCttga
- the LOC101210843 gene encoding U-box domain-containing protein 4 — protein sequence MLIAKSQIPCQQPYERMVHEIVSSPVLEAISDHTGIKAKVQKLVENLTSDSPETLRTSTAELRLLTKIDANNRTLIADYGAISLLVNLLNSTDTKIQENAVTALVNLSIDNNCKSIIVQANAIEPLIHVLQTGSPEAKENSAATLGSLSVVDDNQVNIGRSRAIGPLVDLLKDGTPRGKRDAATALFNLSLLSENKPKIVEAGSIKHLVKLMDPATGMVEKAVTVLANLASTDEGRIEIVREGGIPLLVDTIELGSARAKEYAAAALLWLCGITSRYCIMAIQEGAIPPLVALSQSGTARAKEKARALLSCFSRNKLTSHC from the exons ATGCTGATTGCAAAGAGTCAAATACCATGCCAACAGCCGTATGAAAGGATGGTCCATGAAATAGTTTCTTCTCCTGTACTGGAGGCTATATCTGACCACACTGGCATTAAAGCCAAAGTTCAAAAGCTGGTTGAGAACTTGACGAGTGATTCGCCCGAAACTCTAAGAACTAGTACAGCTGAACTACGGTTGCTCACCAAGATTGATGCGAATAATCGGACACTGATTGCAGACTATGGGGCAATTAGCCTTTTGGtcaatttgttaaattctaCGGACACTAAGATTCAAGAGAATGCTGTTACAGCACTTGTGAACTTATCAATCGACAATAATTGCAAAAGTATCATTGTTCAAGCCAATGCAATTGAGCCTTTGATTCATGTTCTTCAAACTGGTAGCCCGGAGGCAAAAGAAAACTCAGCTGCTACGCTTGGTAGTCTTTCCGTGGTTGATGATAACCAGGTCAATATTGGGAGGTCTCGAGCAATAGGGCCTCTGGTTGACTTGTTGAAGGATGGTACTCCTCGGGGAAAGAGAGATGCAGCTACCGCACTGTTTAATTTGTCATTACTTTCCGAAAACAAGCCAAAAATTGTGGAGGCTGGATCAATCAAGCATCTTGTGAAGTTGATGGACCCAGCTACAGGAATGGTCGAGAAGGCAGTAACCGTCCTGGCAAATCTTGCATCAACAGATGAAGGAAGGATCGAAATTGTACGTGAGGGTGGTATTCCTCTGTTGGTTGACACTATTGAGTTAGGTTCTGCCAGGGCAAAAGAGTATGCAGCTGCAGCATTATTGTGGCTTTGTGGAATCACGAGTAGATATTGCATCATGGCAATCCAAGAGGGAGCTATTCCACCATTAGTGGCACTTTCACAATCAGGCACAGCACGGGCCAAGGAAAAG GCTCGGGCACTACTCAGCTGCTTCAGTAGAAATAAGCTCACATCACATTGCTAG
- the LOC116404472 gene encoding peamaclein-like isoform X1 yields MKSVSVTLVLLSLILSSFFLQYATADSSTTYAPKGVCDSKCGVRCLNAGVKDRCLKYCGLCCQQCKCVPSGTYGNKSECPCYRDKLNSKGKSKCP; encoded by the exons atgaaaTCTGTTTCCGTCACTTTGGTTCTTCTTTCATTGATTCTGAGCTCATTCTTCCTCCAATATGCCACTGCTGATTCCTCTACAACCTATGCTCCAA aaGGTGTTTGTGATTCAAAATGTGGGGTAAGATGCTTGAATGCAGGGGTGAAGGACAGGTGTTTGAAGTATTGTGGACTCTGCTGCCAACAGTGCAAGTGTGTGCCCTCTGGAACCTATGGAAACAAATCAGAATGCCCTTGTTATAGAGACAAGTTGAACTCCAAGGGAAAATCTAAATGCCCttga
- the LOC101211093 gene encoding probable indole-3-acetic acid-amido synthetase GH3.1 codes for MAVVDNSEFSTPLGPPACEKDAKALRFIEETTTNTDSVQQRVLAEILTQNAHTEYVNRFRLNGATDRDTFKSKFPVVTYEDLQPDIQRIANGDRSPIFSSHPISEFLTSSGTSAGERKLMPTIKEEMERRQLLYSLLMPIMNLYVPGLDKGKGLYFLFVKAETKTPGGLVARPVLTSYYKSDIFKTRHYDPFNDYTSPNEAVLCADSFQSMYTQMLCGLLMRDQVLRVGAVFASGLLRAIRFLQLNWKQLAHDISTGTLNPKITDTCLRECITSKYLTNPKPELAEFISSECCTEEWEGIITRIWPNTKYLDVIVTGAMAQYIPTLEFYSGGLPMACTMYASSECYFGVNLNPMCKPSDVTYTIMPNMGYFEFLPHDSSSRAPALSRDSPPRLVDLADVEVGKEYELVITTYAGLVRYRVGDVLEVTGFHNAAPQFRFVRRKNVLLSIDSDKTDEAELQKAVENASSLLREFNTTVVEYTSYADTKTIPGHYVIYWELLVKDNETMNSHPTDEILNQCCLAIEESLNSVYRQGRVADNSIGPLEIRVVKNGTFEELMDYAISRGASINQYKAPRCVNFTPIVELLDSRVTSFHFSPSKPHWTPERRR; via the exons atggCCGTTGTTGATAATTCTGAATTTTCAACTCCTCTTGGACCGCCTGCCTGCGAGAAAGATGCCAAAGCCCTTCGTTTTATAGAAGAAACCACTACTAATACTGACTCGGTTCAGCAAAGGGTTTTGGCTGAGATTCTCACCCAAAACGCTCACACTGAATATGTCAACCGGTTCCGGCTCAATGGAGCTACCGACCGGGATACCTTTAAATCCAAATTTCCTGTTGTCACTTATGAAGATCTCCAACCTGATATTCAACGTATTGCTAATGGCGATCGCTCTCCTATTTTTTCATCCCATCCCATTTCTGAATTCCTCACCAG TTCTGGGACATCGGctggagagagaaaattgatGCCGacaattaaagaagaaatggaacGGCGTCAATTACTATACAGCCTTCTCATGCCCATCATGAATCT gTATGTGCCGGGATTGGACAAAGGAAAAGGACTCTACTTTTTATTCGTGAAGGCGGAGACTAAGACTCCTGGAGGTTTGGTGGCTCGTCCAGTACTGACTAGTTATTACAAGAGCGATATCTTCAAGACTCGGCATTATGACCCTTTCAATGACTACACTAGCCCTAACGAGGCGGTTTTATGCGCTGATTCTTTTCAAAGCATGTACACTCAAATGTTATGTGGCTTGTTGATGCGTGACCAAGTCCTCCGCGTTGGTGCGGTTTTTGCCTCCGGTCTCCTCCGTGCCATTCGCTTTCTCCAGCTTAACTGGAAACAGCTGGCACACGACATCTCCACCggaaccctaaaccctaaaatcaCGGACACTTGTCTTCGTGAATGTATAACCTCCAAATATCTAACAAACCCGAAGCCGGAGCTGGCGGAATTCATCTCAAGTGAATGCTGCACGGAGGAATGGGAAGGGATTATCACGAGAATTTGGCCGAATACTAAATATTTGGATGTGATTGTGACTGGAGCCATGGCTCAGTATATTCCCACCCTCGAGTTTTACAGCGGTGGTTTACCCATGGCTTGCACTATGTATGCTTCTTCCGAGTGCTATTTTGGGGTAAATTTAAACCCAATGTGTAAACCCTCGGATGTGACCTATACCATCATGCCAAACATGGGTTACTTTGAATTTCTCCCCCATGACTCGTCGTCGCGAGCTCCCGCTCTTTCACGTGACTCCCCACCCCGACTTGTTGACCTTGCCGATGTCGAAGTTGGGAAAGAGTACGAGCTTGTTATAACTACTTATGCTGGATTGGTTCGATACCGGGTTGGTGATGTCCTCGAAGTCACTGGTTTCCATAACGCCGCTCCGCAGTTCCGATTTGTGAGGCGGAAGAATGTTCTTTTGAGTATTGACTCTGACAAGACCGATGAGGCCGAGCTCCAGAAAGCGGTCGAGAACGCGTCGTCTCTTCTACGAGAGTTCAACACCACTGTGGTGGAATACACAAGTTATGCAGATACCAAAACAATCCCTGGACATTACGTTATATACTGGGAGCTTCTTGTGAAAGATAATGAAACAATGAATTCTCATCCAACGGATGAGATTTTAAACCAGTGTTGCTTGGCTATTGAAGAAAGTTTGAACTCGGTTTACCGACAAGGCCGAGTTGCGGATAACTCAATTGGACCATTGGAGATTAGGGTGGTGAAAAACGGGACATTTGAAGAGTTAATGGACTATGCGATCTCGAGAGGCGCGTCGATCAACCAATACAAAGCACCACGGTGCGTAAACTTCACACCGATTGTCGAGCTTCTTGACTCTAGGGTAACTTCGTTTCACTTCAGCCCATCAAAGCCGCACTGGACACCAGAACGACGTCGTTGA